The stretch of DNA GCTTCATTGGGCCTGGGCGCACTTCAGATCGGCAGCGGCCTGACGTCCAACGGGTGGATCGGTGAAGTCGGCACCCCCATCCTGGTGGCCATCGTTGCCGTCCTGACGGCCTGCTTCGTGGCCTCGGCCGTCTCCGGCATCAGCCGCGGCATCCAGTGGCTGTCCAACATCAACATGGTCCTGGCCGTGGTCCTGGCGCTCATCGTCTTCATCGCCGGGCCCACCCTGTTCATCCTCAACCTCATTCCCGCCGCAGTAGGCGACTACGTCAGGGACCTGGCCGAGATGTCCTCGCGGACCGAAGCAGTGGGGGACGAGGCGCTGCGCACCTGGATGTCCGGCTGGACCATCTTCTACTGGGCCTGGTGGGTTTCCTGGACGCCGTTCGTGGGCATGTTCATCGCCCGCATCAGCCGCGGCCGCACCATCCGCCAGTTCGTGACCGGCGTCCTGCTGGTCCCCAGCATCGTCAGCGTCATCTGGTTCGGCATCTTCGGCGGCACGGCGTTCCACGTCCAGCAGGAAGCGGACAAGGCGGGTACTCCCGGCCTCGTGTCCATGGCCAGCGGGTCGCCGTCCATCGACTTCGACGGCGCACTGTTTGACCTGGTCCGCAACATGTCCATGCCTGCCTGGCTCACCGCAGCCGTTGTGGTCCTGGCCATGGTGCTGGTGGCCATCTTCTTCATCACCGGAGCCGACTCCGCCTCGATCATCATGGCGTCCCTGAGCTCCAACGGGTCCTCCGACCCGAAGCGCGGCCTGGTCATCTTCTGGGGCCTGCTCACCGGCGCAGTAGCCGCCGTGATGATGCTGGCCGGTGGCGATGAACCGTCGGAGGCGCTTTCCGGCCTGCAGCGGATCACCATCGTGGCGGCCCTGCCGTTCGTGCTGGTCATGCTGCTGCTGTGCTTCGCCCTGGTCAAGGACCTGCGCCGTGACCCGCTGTCCCTCCGGCGCCGGCTCGCGGACTCCGTAGTGGAGCGCGCCATTCGAAGCGGCGTGGACCAGCACGGCGGCGTCCAGTTCGATCTCGTTACCAAGCATCAATGTGATCAGCGCTGTCCGGACGACGGCCGCTGCCCGGC from Pseudarthrobacter siccitolerans encodes:
- a CDS encoding BCCT family transporter; the encoded protein is MALNSDIRTDAQTPLELEELLPAPENSPSSHDSHDAEDTEQIMQELRQTKAEQAVAQRRNRKLTLDKATFGITGVLALAFVAWGFLGRDSLAATSTAALDWVMEYTGWLFMVLASLFVVFVLWLALGKWGNIPLGKDGEKPEFRTISWIAMMFAAGMGIGLMFYGVAEPLYHYISPPPGTVDGRTPAAIQTAMATSIFHWTLHPWAMYAVVGIAMAYGTYRLGRRQLISAAFTSLFGIRTVEGPVGKFINILAIFATLFGTAASLGLGALQIGSGLTSNGWIGEVGTPILVAIVAVLTACFVASAVSGISRGIQWLSNINMVLAVVLALIVFIAGPTLFILNLIPAAVGDYVRDLAEMSSRTEAVGDEALRTWMSGWTIFYWAWWVSWTPFVGMFIARISRGRTIRQFVTGVLLVPSIVSVIWFGIFGGTAFHVQQEADKAGTPGLVSMASGSPSIDFDGALFDLVRNMSMPAWLTAAVVVLAMVLVAIFFITGADSASIIMASLSSNGSSDPKRGLVIFWGLLTGAVAAVMMLAGGDEPSEALSGLQRITIVAALPFVLVMLLLCFALVKDLRRDPLSLRRRLADSVVERAIRSGVDQHGGVQFDLVTKHQCDQRCPDDGRCPASPADTQALVKNQE